A part of Liolophura sinensis isolate JHLJ2023 chromosome 1, CUHK_Ljap_v2, whole genome shotgun sequence genomic DNA contains:
- the LOC135476931 gene encoding protein CDV3 homolog A-like produces the protein MADASLDDFFAKKDKRTKKSKGKLTPTELLVKQESEQQKSQKKKKDKDKSQNRQTQSSSTTGTSTAVAQEDQEWKEFEEETEKDYTGLRIQNLQISKEEEDEESDKRDSDDDGEREEGKDRRDGKEGPGRCRSLLLNLRHNPLLLNQSLLPRLKNPKQRVNMSPHQPRYAATASATAPTLTDEEEERGAQPEKRGGFPHTGRCWGRSRWRWRRIVPLGG, from the exons ATGGCGGATGCAAGTCTTGACGATTTCTTCGCGAAAAAAGACAAGAGAACGAAGAAGTCAAAGGGGAAATTAACGCCGACAGAACTGCTCGTCAAACAGGAATCGGAGCAGCAGAAAAGT cagaagaagaaaaaagataaggacaaatctcaaaacagacaaacacagtCTTCTTCAACGACTGGAACATCCACAGCAGTAGCACAG GAAGACCAAGAGTGGAAAGAATTTGAAGAAGAGACAGAAAAAGATTACACAGGTTTAAGAATACAGAATCTTCAAATAAG CAAAGAAGAGGAAGACGAGGAGAGTGATAAAAGAGATAGCGATGATGATGGGGAAAGGGAGGAAGGCAAAGACCGCCGTGATGGTAAGGAAGGTCCTGGAAGGTGTCGGTCGCTGCTGCTGAACCTACGCCACAACCCCCTCCTCCTG AACCAGAGCCTGCTCCCAAGGTTGAAGAACCCAAAGCAGCGGGTAAATATGTCCCCCCATCAGCCTAGGTACGCTGCCACTGCCAGCGCGACAGCCCCCACTCTCACAGATGAGGAGGAAGAAAGGGGCGCCCAACCTGAAAAGCGAGGAGGATTTCCCCACACTGGGAGGTGTTGGGGGAGGAGTAGGTGGAGGTGGAGGAGGATTGTTCCGCTGGGGGGATAG
- the LOC135464086 gene encoding LOW QUALITY PROTEIN: gamma-glutamylaminecyclotransferase-like (The sequence of the model RefSeq protein was modified relative to this genomic sequence to represent the inferred CDS: inserted 3 bases in 2 codons), which produces MRDGGLVLLQRQLYKLLGTTLSRIEMTEAPILVFTYGTLKKGQPNHGLMLNAENGSAIFVGKGVIANHYPLIISSAYNIPFLLLEKGSGEKVDGEVYKVDSKMLLELDXLENHPYLYERYLTTIQLTEDEAGAPLPVPKTIECWCYFLTKFKDSLLNLHFXKSYDANGSHGLKYKASYDRKASDYDLMVDVKQVGKINQV; this is translated from the exons ATGAGAGACGGAGGCCTCGTGCTTcttcagcgccaactttataaACTACTGGGAACTACACTCTCTAGAATTGAAATGACTGAAGCTCCTATCCTGGTTTTCACATACGGCACGTTAAAGAAGGGTCAACCCAATCATGGGCTGATGCTAAACGCGGAAAACGGATCAGCTATTTTCGTCGGAAAGGGAGTAATTGCCAACCATTATCCTTTGATAATTTCATCTGCGTATAATATACCTTTCCTGCTACTGGAAAAAGGCTCTGGAGAG aaggTTGACGGAGAGGTGTATAAAGTTGACAGTAAAATGCTATTGGAGCTTG GCCTGGAAAACCATCCTTATCTTTACGAACGCTACTTGACAACGATTCAGTTGACCGAAGACGAGGCAGGCGCCCCCCTCCCAGTTCCCAAGACAATCGAATGCTGGTGTTACTTCCTGACTAAGTTCAAAGACTCACTTCTGAATCTCCATTT GAAGTCTTATGATGCAAATGGATCTCATGGTTTGAAATACAAAGCAAGCTATGATAGGAAAGCATCTGATTATGATTTAATGGTTGATGTAAAGCAAGTGGGAAAAATAAACCAGGTCTAA
- the LOC135482152 gene encoding non-homologous end-joining factor 1-like: protein MTTELQWRRTWKPDLRACPWQQMEIDGNTYLIKSRFTEDSYEVMLTDLTVVWLEQLAEGAVKKRIKKLNPSVEAQVTKILDHIQSNLETPSRDTELSVGFTTSADSGDADTEKMRLTVSSKLAGMPFLWHFNGEPVAKEVVSEHLTFPLLAMVGEMFRRQEELIKVIFSKDKEIADYKSQGVKTSRKHYETIPFDETAFRHNMVTSVGFEGQVRSLGVGAFAETGQDLYHDIMTKHAWLNRSPSTGEGTDSLSDETSLDQPIPSSAGTSWGNRLPPSLAQVSPKISPQKSPQKSPTKSPGGRSTPEDSPAKDTELLRRKALEKRLLEEEAKKESKAKKKKKIAF, encoded by the exons ATGACTACAGAGTTACAATGGAGACGGACATGGAAACCAGATCTAAGGGCATGTCCTTGGCAACAAATGGAAATCGATGGAAACACGTATTTGATCAAAAGTCGTTTCACGGAAGACTCGTACGAAGTGATGTTGACGGACTTGACAGTGGTGTGGTTGGAGCAGCTGGCTGAGGGAGCAGTAAAGAAACGAATAAAG aaactgaacCCTAGCGTGGAAGCACAAGTAACCAAAATCTTAGACCATATTCAGAGTAACCTAGAGACCCCAAGCCGAGATACTGAGTTGTCTGTGGGCTTTACAACCTCAGCTGATTCAGGGGATGCCGACACAGAGAAAATGAGACTAACTGTCAGCTCTAAGCTGGCTGGAATGCCTTTTCTGTGGCACTTCAATGGTGAACCTGTTGCCAAGGAAGTG GTCTCTGAACATTTAACATTTCCTCTTTTAGCAATGGTTGGTGAAATGTTTAGGCGACAAGAGGAGTTAATTAAAGTCATATTCAGCAAAGACAAGGAAATAGCTGATTACAAGTCACAGGGCGTTAAGACATCAAGAA aaCATTATGAGACTATTCCCTTTGATGAGACAGCATTCAGACATAATATGGTGACCTCTGTG GGTTTTGAAGGTCAGGTGAGAAGTCTGGGTGTGGGGGCTTTTGCAGAGACTGGCCAAGATTTGTACCATGATATTATGACCAAACATGCCTGGCTGAACAGATCTCCAAGTACAG GGGAAGGCACAGACAGCTTGTCAGATGAAACCTCCCTGGATCAGCCCATCCCATCTAGTGCAGGAACCTCTTGGGGTAACAGATTACCCCCCTCTTTAGCCCAGGTCTCCCCCAAGATCTCACCACAGAAGAGCCCTCAGAAGAGCCCCACTAAAAGCCCTGGGGGTCGCAGCACACCAGAGGATAGCCCGGCCAAG GATACTGAACTTCTGAGAAGAAAAGCTTTGGAAAAACGCCTATTGGAAGAAGAAGCAAAGAAAGAGAGTAAAgccaaaaaaaagaagaaaattgcTTTTTAA